The genomic stretch TCGCATGTACCGTGTTTAGAGCAATGAGAACTAATAACCTGTTGTATTAACCGTCTCCTTAGCTAGCCTCGACTGGTTGCACTGcattcaaaatgaaaaatgtgtatattttgtaCAGAGACAATAAAAATCACAGTTGCTATGCACCCGAGATGTGTCTGATTAGTGTCACTTACACAAAGCACTGAATAGCGCCCCTAGTGGAGAGCCActgtgttaaatgtgagtgagtttgttgCTGAGTGAATGCATGAGAGAATAAATGGTTTAGATCCTAGACAGTTGCAGGAGGCTGTAAAAGGTAAGTTTTCTACAGAACAAAACATGCTCGTGGTTTTCTATTTCATTCGAGGCACGTACGCAGCTCTGAGTCATTTAAACCCTGTgggttatttcattatttatttatatcaggTTTTTTTGTGTAACGTAGTCATTCACAATTAAactttctcccactcttttgtcattttactgaCTGTGCGTcgtattaaaacacacaaagactggcgccccctccagggtgtgttcctgccttgcgcccaatgactccaggtaggcaccggacccaccgtgaccctgaactggataagggttacagacaatgaatgaatgaatgttacacaAAAACGCTTTAAAACATTTGAACAACTGATATATAACTAAATTAGATATAAATGTAAAGACTGGAGCATGAAAGTGCACACAGCGGTGATTTTATAgaaatgatttatttacattcacatacaaaaaaaatcacttgcggtccagagtttgtgtgttcagcagaaacagaaacagacataTTTTTGTGGTATTTTTAAATGCGTTTTATTATAAAGGCCTCAGTCGAGGGCTGAAGGATGATCAGTGTTAATGTCAGCGTCTGAACAAGTGCAGTCTTCACACTAAGTGCTGCAGGGATAATTCTAGTCTGTGTTATTAACAACACTTTAACAAGCTCTGAGCGTGTAGCTTACACCGATGATCCACATGTTTAAAACCACTGCCTCGGGAAGTGATAATGATTTTAGACTTGTGGCTGATcaggttttacacacacacacacatacacacacacactttgaccAATCCGATGTGTGTGGACACTGCTCTACACTCAGTGCTGATCACCTTGTTGTTGATGATAAACACAGAACCtgcattaatataaataaataaaacaataatcacAGTCAAAATGATTGATCAGAAACATTGCTATTAGAGATTGGCCTGAAAGGTTAGATTAGTTTTAGAGGCACACAGCATGGCCCTTATCCTGAAAACCCAAAATCAACAATGTCTTAGACAAAGCTGCATTCTCTTATTCTTATTCCCCACCTCTTGATCAGGTCTCAGCTTCTCTCGAGAGGACACAGAGCCCCGGGTGAGAGTCTCCCTGCAGAATCAATAACCCACAGGCTGTGAACAGGGAGACGTTTCATTAGGCCGAGAATCAGAGACCGCGCGGTGTGTGAGATCTCCCTGAGACGACCCCACACCAGGCGGAGGCGCTCTTCATTAGGCTTAATGAACAATCTCACCTCCTCCGTGGGTTTGCCTCAAATTGGAGTTGGATTAAAGCTGCGGCGGGGCACAGAGCCagggtttttgttgttttcacttTAACTGAATGCAGAGTCTCTCTGGACCTGATTAGAGGGGCTTACAGGGGCAGGGAGAGACAAGAGTGATCTACTTGGCCACCTTGCGGAGTTCGGCGAGGACCCAGATGGCGAAGGTAAGCAGAGCGACTGATCCGGATTGGTGAGTGGCTGCCAGAGGGGTGGGCACGTACAGGAGCAAGGTGCTGATGCCAAGGGCCACCTGGGAAAAGAAAGATTCACAGGTGAAGCGCAGTCGTAAGGCTCGTTTATACTCGCCATATGAGTGTCCGTAGCCTTCTGTCCGTACTCTGTCTGTATTTCTGCAGGTTCTCTGAAACCTTACGGACACAGACACGGACAGAATGGCACAGTATCACTCACTGGAAACCGTGGGAGGGGCTGACAGTTCAAGATGAACACGATCTCAGTGTCATCCACCGTCACCCGGTTTGTTGTTGTCGCCTGAAACTTTTGGCTCCATACTGCACTCTAGTGGATTTATTGCTTAAGATCCACACCGAAGTACGTGGTCTCTGTGGTGAAGCTATTACACAGTCCACTCTACGACATCTTCATAAACGTTATTTACTCGTATTATTTATTGCAAATTGGTCAGAGCTCTGGACAGAACCATCattattttacagtattttaatgacaaaggcttatgaaataaaaaacaggTTTTATAGAGATAACTGAATGAACTCGTAATGAACTAGGGTTAGGGGCGTACCTTTGTGTGTGGAGTGAAGTGAAAGTAAGAGACTGAAATAATATCCACTGAATAATAAGTGATTTGTTAAAACTGAATATTTTGGGACTGAACCTGGGCCGTTGAATAGTTTTAATTGTGTTTCTCCACAGTGGGGACATTACTGCTGTGTGTGGAGAGTTTCAATTAACTTTTCactgttaaaaaatacaaaggTTTAAATTGCACCCATAAAAATGTAAGTCATTTGTAATTCAGTGAGTATTCATTGTATTATTTCTTCACAACCTGCTTTTCATTCATTGGGCGTctcggtggagcagcaggtagtgtttctgtcacagatccagagtcctggggttctccctgtgtctgcgtgggtttcctcggggtgactgtctgtgaggagtgtggtgtgttctccctgtgtctgcgtgggtttcctcggggtgactgtctgtgaggagtgtggtgtgttctccctgtgtctgcgtgggtttcctcggggtgactgtctgtgaggagtttggtgtgttctctctgtgtctgcgtgggtttcctccgggtgactgtctgtgaggagtgtggtgtgttctccctgtgtctgcgtgggtttcctcggggtgactgtctgtgaggagtgtggtgtgttctccctgtgtctgcgtgggtttcctcggggtgactgtctgtgaggagtgtggtgtgttctctctgtgtctgcgtgggtttcctccgggtgactgtctgtgaggagtgtggtgtgttctccctgtgtctgcgtgggtctcctccgggtgactgtctgtgaggagtgtggtgtgttctccctgtgtctgcgtgggtctcctccgggtgactgtctgtgaggagtgtggtgtgttctccctgtgtctgcgtgggtctcctccgggtgactgtctgtgaggagtgtggtgtgttctccctgtgtctgcgtgggtctcctccgggtgactgtctgtgaggagtgtggtgtgttctccctgtgtctgcgtgggtctcctccgggtgactgtctgtgaggagtgtggtgtgttctccctgtgtctgcgtgggtctcctccgggtgactgtctgtgaggagtgtggtgtgttgtctgtgtgtctgcgtcAATTTTCAAATCTCATTTGGGGCTGACAACTTCCCTCTGCTTGTGTTTACTAAAAGGCATTAACTGGTCGTGATTCCTCGGACTGATAAAGTTAAAGGAGCATTTATAGTTGTGAGTTCTTCTTCTGGCCTCAGAAACTCTGCATAACTTAAATTCTTCAATTGggaaaacacactgaaacataTCTCTGAAATCAGACTCTCATCTGAAAATCAACTGAGGATTCCTCTGATGCACAATGTTATTTCTGTAATGACTCTAATGCCATGCTGTATTTCTTTGGGAGATGTAAAAGCCCCAGTGAATTTCCATCACTGACCTGTGTGTAAGCCATGGCGGTCAGGCAGCTGATTGCGATCTTCGCCCTCCGGGGCAGATGCACCCGTCTGGAGAAGAGGTAGAGGCCGGTGATGGCTGCTAATGAGCCGATAGCCtacaggaaaataaataaggcATCACTAAACAGCAGGAACATGAGGGTTAACCAGCGCAGTCAGAAACACAGCCTCAGAGTCCGGTGCCAGCACTGCTTCCAGAGGAACACTCCGAACCTAGCGCTCAGATTACTCAAAGAACCGTTAATGTTCCTGTCCAAATATTACACAGAGAAAGGAACACTAATGTAAGAGCATTTCAATGACTTCAGtcagctccagagtccagtcCTGGTCTCATTCAGTGAGCACTCACCAGCACACGGTGGTCAAACTGAACAGTGGTGGGGTTCTCAAAGACGTTCTTGAGGGCTGGAGAGAAGGCCAGGAGGTCGTCGGGGATCCAGTACTCGCCCATCTTCGGGAAGGAGTTGTACACCAAGCCAGCGTCGAGGCCAGCGACGAAGGCCCctaaaaaaacatttcactcTGAATTTAAATTCACGGCATTTCACGGCCGTTCTCATTCACGTCGACTCTGTTATGGAGCTCTATGATAAAGAAAGTAGCCCAGACTCTAAGGTCACTGTGAGGGTAGAACACGACTTAAAACGCGAGGAAGCCCtaaggagcagctgcacaggagCTTGCCAGAGTGCATTGTTCACTTTGATTAACGttgatataatatttaaaacattagttATTGTGATAACACCAGGATTGTGgcttgtttacataatgatgTCATGCAGGTCTCACCTGAGAGAGCGGTGAGGAAGACCAAGGCTCCCGTGCCCTTAGCAAACCTCCGGAGCTGCAGCAGGCGCCTGGTGTCAGGAAGCTGTGGAAGTATAATGTTTACATGAATACTCGGCTCTTCAGGGAAGCTCTACAGCGCTGGGGTCAGGGGTAAGAGTACTCTGGTTATCACATGCAGCTCTACACCGGCGTATACCTGTCAGGGTAAATGTATTTGCCCCTTTTCCTCACTTGCCCCAGTTCCTTTttactgttctcagtccagacactgaggggtttaaaaactccagcagcactgctgtgtctgatccactctacaccagcacaacacacactaacacaccaccaccacatcagtgtcactgcagcgctgagaatgatccaccaccacatcacacctgctctgtgggggtcctgagcgctgagggacGGGGggagataaagtatgcagagccacatatggactacagtgtgtaagtgtagagctacagagtgaccggagtGGACCGTGGAGCTGAGGgacagtgggcagtgagtggagaGAAAAGGTGgtattgtaatgttatggctgataagATGTAGCTACAGACCTTGTTTTCAGGGAGCATGAGCGTGAGGCCCATCCAGAGGCTGGCGCCGTAGAGCAGAAGAGCTGAGCCCAGGTGAGAGGCCAGTCTGTACTGACTGACCCGGGGGACGTCGTAAGACTCAGGCTTCTCCTCCAGTCCACTCTTCACCATGTACCAGCCCAGAAGGCCCTACAGCAGGACAAGCATACCTTATACCAAACATGCTAGGGTACGGAGAACACTCAGAACTGAGATATTCATATGATTTCAAACACCTTATGAATCCCCTGCCTATGATTAGAGAGGTTAATCTTTAGTGTGAATTCGACTCGCTCCAGAAAAGTGGAGACGGAGGTGAGTTTGGCGCTGAGCTCCATCCCCTTTCCTTTGTGggagcgtttgggaactgaggagactctGCGCTGCAGgtttgtgagtggagttctCTCGATACGAGACTCCAACTGCTCAAATATCTGTGGTCACTGTcatctgattctcctcttcatgacgACCACAGGAGACGGATCTGAACGCAGGCCGCTCACACTGTTGGAGCACACGCAGAACGATgcctgaaataaccatggacttcccaggaaagGATGATGTATCGTTGGCCAATACATCTCTCTGAAGTCCCAGAGTATGCCTTCACATCAATGGTAACTTCCCAGAGTTCTGCCAAGGCGAGGAGGCGATATTTAGAGTATGACAGAGTTTTGCGCAGTGTTCTCGAAGGGTTGAAAGGTCACGCTCATTCATCCGGCGTCCGGATCTTACCTGGAGTTCCTGAAACAATTTTTGTCCTTTTTCTTCACAAAGAAAAGGTAGCCTTTAGCTTTTTTCCGTACAAAAGCGTTTCTGTTAGGTATCATTTTTAATAGTGTCCATTTCTGTTCGATCTATAATAAATTTGAACAATATTTAATCCTGTCTTTTATTGCACTACTTCTTTTCATCATGTATGAAAGGTGTTCTATGAAACTCCAAGTACAACTTACCTGGAAGAAGACGAAGCCACACAGACCCAAGACCCGGGTCTTCATCGAGCGGTTGAAGTAGCCTTTCTTCCAGAAATACATGGTGGGAAGGATGTACGCTAACCCCACCAGCCGTCCCCACATGCGGTGTCCCCACTCCATGTAGAAGATGAACTTGAACTCAGTCAGGGTCATGTCATGGTTCATTCTGTAGAAAAAGCAGAAACTGTATAAATCACTGTCTTTGGAAAAGCCTCTGAAATTATGAAGAAGCTTTGTCAccttcagaaataaatgttttcatgtgGAAAACAACAATTAgggaatttcattcattcattatctgtaacccttatccagttcagggtcgcggtggggccagagtctacctggaatcattggaaggcgggaatacaccctggagggggcgccagtccttcacagggcaacacacacattcactcacacactcacacctacggacaattttgagtcgccaatccacctaccaacatgtgtttttggactgtgggaggaaaccggagcacccggaggaaacccacgcagacacagggagaacacaccacactcctcaaagacagtcacccagaagaaacccacacagacacagagagaacataccacactcctcacagacagtcacccggaggaaacccacgcagacacagggagaacacaccacagtcctcacagacagtcacccggaggaaacccacgcagacacagggagaacacaccacactcctcacagtcagtcacccggaggaaacccacgcagacacagggagaacacaccacactcctcacagacagtcacccggagtgggaatcgaacccattaTCATTTCTTTACcatatcattatcattattatttaaaggaacaggtgctgaaagcggccgctctgaacagggctgtttacacagggggagaacactgctgtgtgcttgGGTCGGGGTGAGCGGTGGTCTCTTATTTCAGCGTGGCTAGTGTGGTGTGAAAAGCAGCTTTATTTTTCCAGTATTTCTGACTCACATCTTGAACTCAGGAAACTGCTGATATTTGGAGAACTCTGCCTCCCACTCCTCCTGCGTCCGCGGCGGCTTCATCTCCTTCACTAAGTGCCAGTCCACCATGGACAGCCCAGACTCCGTCAGCCTGAAAAATAAACACCAGCCTGAGACATCTTTCAACTGTAAGATTGTTCGTGGTGTATTGTTGCTCCAGAAGAGAAGAACCAAAGGTGATGCCAGACTAAATTCACTGTAGAATTATACATTTTGGTAGGAAGTGTAAAGCACTGCTCTTATGAAGCTGTCCCTGAAGGAGGATTGGTaccctgctaaacatgagtgagtgagtgagtgaagttaCACATGTAGCTCAATTGATGTTCTGAAtattacataaggtttcatacAGCACTGATGATATTCTACAGCTGTGACTGACCTTGTTACACCTCCCAGGACCACAGCCCCCAAGACGAGCCCACTGCAGCCCACCAGCCATCGACCTACGATGCGATTTGTCGCTGCATTGGGTACCGTAACCGCAGTGGGGGCCCGTGCAGCTCCAGTTTCTGTGACGACTGTATTTTGTCCTCTCTGCAGAATCCACTGCCTTAAAGGTGTTTGCTATGGAGATACAAGCAGAGTTAGTGCAAGTTGTTCAGAGCAAAGTGAGGGTCACATTTTATGTCCAGAATGTCACTGTTTCCACCATAAAAACTGAATGTAGATGTTAAAGCGAGTCTTAATGAGATTACTGACATACAGCTGATGTGGAAAACCCCTCGGTCTTAcggcgcttttccactgtgtgatatctactctactctctgattggtccctggttgatttccactcacacagctcctccctgaaatgtatctggtgtcgtctctaacaCCGTCTCTAAGGGgcacagtggtctttggaaaccacaacaacggcggtggtaacgttaagcggtgtttactcatggtgtattggcgtgttgttgttgtttgggactgaacacagctccgtcatcagttcagacagatcagtagagtttgttccttccttgttgcagcgtccagctctcgctggattctttcgtcggccaccgatccaaggagcgtttgaacctcttcaaaagaccacggcgtaattttacgagctgccgtcgtgagtcggataaaaacaaacgtgatctctgctgcagctggagattttacagatggagagttggtgctggtcgtctgcgttgcgtggcgtagagtgacgactctctcgggacgatcagcgctctgcaaggtttagaCGCCCCAAAAAGAACCCAGTTGCAGGGACCTTATGGACCTAATAGTAAAGCAAAAGCCAAAAGCAGAGAGA from Hoplias malabaricus isolate fHopMal1 chromosome 2, fHopMal1.hap1, whole genome shotgun sequence encodes the following:
- the cox15 gene encoding cytochrome c oxidase assembly protein COX15 homolog, which produces MLLPTLRTVAGCGWRLAGRGPQQSRQTPLRQWILQRGQNTVVTETGAARAPTAVTVPNAATNRIVGRWLVGCSGLVLGAVVLGGVTRLTESGLSMVDWHLVKEMKPPRTQEEWEAEFSKYQQFPEFKIMNHDMTLTEFKFIFYMEWGHRMWGRLVGLAYILPTMYFWKKGYFNRSMKTRVLGLCGFVFFQGLLGWYMVKSGLEEKPESYDVPRVSQYRLASHLGSALLLYGASLWMGLTLMLPENKLPDTRRLLQLRRFAKGTGALVFLTALSGAFVAGLDAGLVYNSFPKMGEYWIPDDLLAFSPALKNVFENPTTVQFDHRVLAIGSLAAITGLYLFSRRVHLPRRAKIAISCLTAMAYTQVALGISTLLLYVPTPLAATHQSGSVALLTFAIWVLAELRKVAK